Sequence from the Streptomyces sp. NBC_00440 genome:
GGATATCGCCCGGCCTCCGGCGGCGGTGATCGTCTCGACCACCTGGTTCGCGGCGTCGGCCGACCCCGCGAACCCCACGGCGACGGCGTAACCGCGGGAGCCGAGGGTGATCGCTGCCGCCCGGCCGATACCGCGGGAACCACCCGTGACCACGGCGACACGCTGCTGCCCGTTCATGAGCCATCCTTTCCATATCGCTGATATCCCTTTGTGGAATCGACGATATGGCGACGCTAGCACGGCGCCTTTATCGGCGCTAGCCATGTCGCGTATCGTTGATTTCATGGAAGCGGATGCGACGATCCGCGCGGCGATGATCGAAGCCGCGCTGCAGCAACTGGCGGGTTCTTCGGACCACGACGTGGCGACCCGTGCGGTCTGCGAGGCCGTCGGCGTGACGCAGCCGGTCCTCTACCGGCTGTTCGGCGACAAGCGCGGACTGCTCGACGCGGTGGCCGACCACGGCTACGAGCGATACGCCGCGCTCAAAGCGGCCCAGGAGCAGACCGGGGACCCGGTGACCGACCTGCTGGCCGGATGGGACGGTCACATGGCCTTCGCCAGGGAACATCCGGCGCTCTACCAACTGATGTTCACGCCCCGGCCCTGGTCGCACTCCACCGCCCGGCAGCGCGTGTTCGACCTCCTTGTCGCGGCGCTCGTCCGCTGTGCGGCGGTGGGCGCCCTCAGAACCGAACCGCGCACCGCCGCAGAGCTGATCCTGTCCGCGAACGTCGGCATCGCGCTCCACCACATCGCAGCCCCAGCGCTGTTCAGTGACTCCACGGTCTCGCACCTGATGCGCGATGCCATGTTCTCCAGGGTGCTCACCCGGCCGACCGGACACGACGAGGGCGACCCCCTGCACTCGGCGGCTCTGCGTCTGCACGCTCAGCTGGAACTGAACGGCACCGACGCCCTGGAACCCGTGGAGACCGCCCTGCTGCTGCGCTGGCTCGCCCGCATCACCGAGCCGGGCGCCCGCCAAGGCGGCTGAGCGGATCAGAACGAGCTGGCAGCGGCCAGGAGCTGGACCCCGGCCGCTGCCAGCAGTGCGCCGGGCAGCGACCAGGTGGCGAGCGGCCCGGCGATGGCCGCGCCGATGGCGAACCCGGTGAGTTTCAGGCTGGCGCCAGTGGTGAAGATCTGGCCGCGCAACCGGGCGGGCGCCTCCCGGTGCCGGATCGCGAACAGGGCGGTGAGCTGCGGGCCTTCACCGATCCCGGTGAGAACGGCCGACGCGGCGACCGGCACCGGTCGGCCGGTCGCCGCGAGGGCCGGGGCTGCGGCCAGGACCACGGTGCTGAGCCGGACGACCGTGTCGGGGCGCAGCAGCCCCGGGCGGCGGGAGAGCAGGGTGTTCGCGGCCAGGGCGGCTACCGCGGCGACGCCGAGGAGGACCGCGCCCCGGTCGGCGCCGCCGAGCACCCGTTCGCCGAGCGGCGGGGTGCAGGCGAGCAGCGCGCCGCTGCCCACACACGAGACGACGGATGCGGTGGTCGCGCGGGCCAGGGTGGGGGAGCGGGCGATGGCGAGGAATCCGGCGGTGAGGTCGGTGTGGACCCGCCGGCGTGCGGCAGTCCCTTCCGTAACGCTCCGTTCGGG
This genomic interval carries:
- a CDS encoding TetR/AcrR family transcriptional regulator, whose translation is MEADATIRAAMIEAALQQLAGSSDHDVATRAVCEAVGVTQPVLYRLFGDKRGLLDAVADHGYERYAALKAAQEQTGDPVTDLLAGWDGHMAFAREHPALYQLMFTPRPWSHSTARQRVFDLLVAALVRCAAVGALRTEPRTAAELILSANVGIALHHIAAPALFSDSTVSHLMRDAMFSRVLTRPTGHDEGDPLHSAALRLHAQLELNGTDALEPVETALLLRWLARITEPGARQGG
- a CDS encoding MFS transporter; protein product: MEKRYSLARYTTGAVAARTGDEMSGPALLLAGLAATGSATAASAVLAGLTVSAAVGGPVFGVLLDRSPRPGRLLACTLTLYAMALGALLLSLGRVPVACTVLIAAAGGLLGPALSGGWTSQLPRVVAPGALPRANAVDAMTFNLASLAGPALAAAAAASAGAPSGVAGSATLICLALPAAWALPERSVTEGTAARRRVHTDLTAGFLAIARSPTLARATTASVVSCVGSGALLACTPPLGERVLGGADRGAVLLGVAAVAALAANTLLSRRPGLLRPDTVVRLSTVVLAAAPALAATGRPVPVAASAVLTGIGEGPQLTALFAIRHREAPARLRGQIFTTGASLKLTGFAIGAAIAGPLATWSLPGALLAAAGVQLLAAASSF